The genomic DNA CAGGGGTCAGGGGTCGGACGCAACCTTCGTGCGGCCTTTGTGTCCTTTGTGGTGAGATCATAAAAAGCTTCACCACGAAGGACACGAAGGACATAAAGAACCCGGGGCGCAACTGCGCGGGTGAGCGGGGGTTACAATACGTGTATGCGGGCGTGGCTCCAGGTCGGCCTGCTGGCAGCGCTGAGCGGCGTACTGGCCGCCTCCGGCTTCGGGCAATCGGTGGCGGAGGCGGCGCGGCAAGAGCAGGCGCGCAAGAGCAGCGCGCGCCCTGCGCCGCGCGTCTACACCAACGACGACTTCCCCGCCACCCTGCCCGAGACCATCCCTTCCCCATCCACCCAGGAGAAGGGGCCGCCCGCCGCGCAGTCGAAGAAGCCCTCCGCCGAGGAGGTGCGTTCCGCGGTGCTGGCGCAGAAGCAGAAGCTGCGCGCCCTCGACGCCCGCCTCGCCGACCTCCAGCGCCAGCTCGACGAGTGGAACAACGCCAACCTGGGCACCACCTGCAACACCTACGGCGTCTACAATCCCTACCAGACCTGGTGCCAGACTCCGCAGGTGCTGCTGCTGGAGCGCGACCGGGTGCAGGCGCAGCGCGACCAGGCCCAGCGCGACCTCGAGCAGATGCAGGAGGAAGCCCGCCGCATGGGCTTCCGCAGCGTGGTCTACGATCCCGACTGAGCAGACACCAGACGTCGGACGTCAGACGTCGGTCGCTCCGGCTTGCGCGTCAGGGCAGGCTAAGAACGAGCCCTCATCACCCGATCTCCCGATCACCCGATGTCCTCCGGGTCGACGCCCCGGTCGAAGTGGATCCAGAGCACGCGCGAGAAGAGAGTAACGAAGGGGACGAAGGGCAGGAAGAGCACGAAGGCGGCCAGCAGCAACCATTCCAGCTTCCACCCGGTCAGCCACCAGAACAGGGCCATGAAGGCGGCCAGGATGACGATGCCCAGGGCATAGCTGAAGTACATGGCGCCCAGGAAGTATCCCTGCTCGCGCTCGTATTTGAGGGCGCAGACGGGGCAGCGCTCGTGCATCTTGGGGAAGCGGAAGTAGAAGGAACCGCGGAAGATGGGACCCTGGCGGTAGCGCGGACAGAGCCCGCGGCGGATGGCCTGGAAGCCCGTGAGTCTCTCTGCGCGCGCGGCCGGCATGGAAGCAAGTCTATCGCAGCAGGAGCAGTCGTTGGTCGTCGGCCGTCGGCTCTCGGTCGTCGGCCTCCGTGGCCGGCTTTCGAGGTCCTCGGGTGCCCCACTCAAACCCGGTTCTGGCTTGGGTGGGTGGGGTAGCCCACATTTGCCCGCAGGGTGAACTCGAGGTCGCTGCCTGCTATTTCAGCGCTTCGGGATAACTGGCTGGGCATGTGCGCTGAATTCTGGGACAAACTGACATATCGTAGTCAGAACTTCATGGGCAATCTGCCGCATGCAGGCAAGCTCGGGACGGCCATTGAGGGCTTTGACGATACTACCGTTCGAGAATTGCCAACCAAGGGAATTGGCGCGAGACAGCGCCATGTACGCCTCATCGAGCTCTGGATCAACGTGAGCCCCACCATCGGTGTCGCAGACGTGAAGCACAAGCTCGCCCCGAGAGAAGGCCCGTCCGCCTTTATCCTTCAGAACCGGGTTGTTCCACCAGTCCGCAAAGGGTATGGGGCGCATGGGGATTGGGGGATCCATCACCGGAAGGTACTGGCCTCCCGAGGCCCCGAATTTCTGCATGACCAGGTTGCACTCGCTCAGTACGTTTCTTGGGTTCAGGGGACCGGCTGAATCAACAAAACGGGCGGGCCTGATATTCAGTTGAGCAAGCAATGCACGAGATTGACCGTGCTCATGCACGAGCACCCTGAGAACCAGAGCGATATGCTTACCCAGTGCTTCGAACCCTTCATCAAAACCCTGGCAAGCATTACGCAACAGCGTTAGTTGCTCCACGAGCTCTCGTTTAAGTTCGTCCTTTGGTCTCTGAAGCCTCTTTTTGGCCATGGTCTCTTCAGCCCATTGAGATATGGCGGGGATTGACCGGCAGGGGCCCGGGCCCACCGCTCGTCTGGTGGGCCTCCACTCTGCAGGCAACGCACGCAGCGCTTCCCCGCGCTCTCAGTCGTCCGTACGAGGCGCCTGCCGCCCCCGGCGGCTTGACTGCTGACCCGCCGTTAATGCGTCTGCTCACTCCAGAATTCGTCGCTAGGGTATCTAAATGACCTGGTGATATCTGGGAGGGCAGGGTCTTCCTGCCCGACTACGAAACGATACACCGCGGATTGCGGGCCCTGTGGCCCATACTGCACGAGTCTCAACCCATCCCCCTTGTCGTCGTGCCATTCCCCTTGGAGCTGCACACCGTTCTTGAAAAGCCTAACCTGCAACACGACGTTGCCTCTCCCGTCCAACACTTCGAGTACGCTCCGCGAATAGTTCTTGTCCCAGCAGACATTCTGCTGATTGGACACGTGCCACACGTTTCTGTCGATTTCTACTATCCGATTCCCGGTTACCCGGTCTCTTATCACTGTTGAGAAAAGGACATCGCCGTTATCGTCGCCACCGAAGGTCAAT from Terriglobales bacterium includes the following:
- a CDS encoding DUF983 domain-containing protein codes for the protein MPAARAERLTGFQAIRRGLCPRYRQGPIFRGSFYFRFPKMHERCPVCALKYEREQGYFLGAMYFSYALGIVILAAFMALFWWLTGWKLEWLLLAAFVLFLPFVPFVTLFSRVLWIHFDRGVDPEDIG